The nucleotide window AGCACGTGCCACCAGGCCCGGGGTTTTGTTCTTAAATGTGGTCTTTTGGTAGATTTCCGGACCATGCATGAAGCTGGGAATATTGCTCATACTGTAATATAGTAAGCAAGGCTTGCCTGGAGAGCAGTGGGGGAGCGCACTCTACCAACCTACCGTTTTGTTATGGAATTTGACAAaaggtggagaaagaaaaaaaagaaccaagtaAGAATCCATGAGAATGTGGAAAGAAACTTATCAGTAGCTGTTACTAAATCCATGAGGGGCACCGGACACCCTCCAATGCTaactggaacccagggctctggggtTAAGAGGAAGCAGTCTCTTTTGGAAATGGAGCTGACTTAACTCTAGTGAGTGTTCTCCACAGTGGGTACAGGATCCAGAAAacataaggaaagaaagacaaaatccCTCTAGAACCCCCTCCTCCTCTgggcaggaagacagagacagcgCCATCTCTCAGACACCCCGCATCTTAGCCCTTCCCAAACTCTTTAGCGCATGGTGTAATTTATGTTGCTACGGCCGCTAATTCTCTGTGGCCAGTTCTCAACTGTCTTGTGTTGTGACTCACTTATGCTGTGTCTGTAGCTGGGGAGGCAAACTTTTCGAGCTAATTACTCACTTTTGCTATTGACTTCAGTCAGATCCTCAAAACAGCTATAGAAAACGGAAACCAGTTGCTACGAAGGTTCCCGAAAACAAGGCTATTCTTCCCCTATGTGGTGAAAAGATTTCAGTGTATCTCCTTCCACTTTGGCTTAGAGAAGGGGTGAAGGAAAAGCAAATCTCTGAAGAATGGTTTGGAGTTCAGATCCTTTCAGGATTTCAAGAGTATGAGTGTAGtggactcctttaatcccagtagctTAACCTGAGAAGAAGGCTGTGTCCAgaaaatcatgaatttgaaatcagcctgggctacaaaatccCTACCTCTCAATTAGTAATTAACTATTCTCTGTGATTTGATTTTATTCCCCCAAATTAAAGCAAACAGTAatatcagaacaaaacaaaaaaaaatcaagaagttaacagaaaaaaacaaactaaggtttcttactttctttttctatgtaATTGTAACAGGGTCTGGTCAAGTTTACGCCAGGATATCTACCCCTCACCCTGCTAACATCCCCTAGGACCAGCAGAGGCATGGGGAGGGAACTTAGGAAACAGGACCCCCAGTTTTCTCTCCTTCTTAACTCGACCTTCTGGACAGTTTCAAGTTTAGGATCTACTGCATTccaatgaatgaaaagaaaacaaacactcaGCTGAGGACATTAAGTCCCTAGCGTGGCCCTTCTGTCCTGCggtccctcctttccctccctccacagaCTCCGTAGAAATCACTGCTGCTTTGTTGGCCTATGTGTTTCAGGACCTAATGCCTTTTAACTAAGTCTGTGTTTTAGGCCTACTTCTTTGCTGAAATGCTTGCCACCCTCtcacctccaacacacacacacacacatacacacacacgcacacgcacgcacgcacacgcacacgcacacgcacacgcacatataagagctaggaggctgaggcaggaagatcacaagttcaaagccatcctggactacatagcaagatctcatctaaaaggagggaaagaatgggtgaagggagaggaaggaaggaggagggggaaatagCTCTCTATTttctacatgtttttatttaCCACTTCCTGTTCGTCCAGAAACGTAAGGAGATGTGAGCCTTTGTCTGCACAGAATTCCAGACTAGAATTCCAATCCCTTTTCTCCACTGAGAAATAGTAACAGTGGCTACCATTCCTCATCCAGAGGTTGGGACAGCTGGGGCAGTGGGCACACACAGAGTCCTTGGAGCCtagaaggaagaggacacagcTCATATCTTTTTGGACCAAATTGTCCTGGAAAGTAAAAGGGAGGTATACGAAAACATGGCATCTCCAGTGTCTATCTTGCCTTTTCAAACTAAAATTTAAGGAAATCCATAACACATGGCCTCAAACTGAATGGTCTGCAATATCCAGCTCATCAGTTCTGATGTACATACCGTAAAGCAAGCTTGGATTATGACAGAAGATCTGATCTGCCTGAGTATTGCAGAGTGCTCACGCAGTACACTGAAAatcatctgtgtgcatgtgatatatatacacactgcATAAATGATGCATGCATCTGCATGGCACATATCTATGTACTGTCTGTATATCCCCAATGTATTCACTGTATAGCTACGTGGGTACACCCCTAATGCATGGCTACATGGGCAGAATCATTCAAGATGTTCAGCCTCAAGACAGCATGCCATGATGTGTACTGGAACAGAAAATAAACCAGAAAGAATCAGCCAACAGATGTGGTCATCTGGAGCCAATAGAAATTGGAAAGAATTTTTATAGTCAGCAAAACTGACttacttgaaatatatatatatatattctgacaGAAAAGCACATCAAATGCTCAAGTGAAAAGAGCTAGAATTCTCCTTGCTGGCTTTTTCTAGAAGATACAGTCCTCATTCTTTTAAAGCACTAGAAATGAGTGGGCACTGTGGAAACATCTCCGGGACTTCAAATGAGGTTCCACAATCTATTGGTTTTCTACTTCCGTGAGACACATTTGCATAAACTCACCATAAGCCATTTCTACCATGAGACCATGAgagcacataaatacatacaactGTGGTGCAGACTACATATCCTAGGCTGGGAGCTAGAAAGTGGGAGGAGCTTTCCTTGCACGTAAGGACTGGGTCACTTCCTGTGGGAAGGCTGCACATGGTACTAGGATTGGAGTCTGCAACCTGAACTGTTAATTGCATTTTGTGGACTTGAGCCTTTTCCAGACAACTGTGGTATAATCAGCCTGGACCAGAAAGTCCCAACTTTCTGGGAGTTTCTCTGCAGAAAGTTTACAGCCTGGATACAATGTGGAGAGAGGGGCTGAATCCTTAGAATTCTCTAGTAAAGTCTGTAAAACTCTATCATTGGCAGCCGACTTGCTTTTCAGTATAGAATGAAAAGTTAATCTGGGGTGAAGTCAGCACTTACCACAGCACAGGATCCGTTGGTACATCAGCAAGCTCATGAGAATCACGGTCAAAAGCCCCAAGGCCACTGTCACCAGGCAGGAAAGACTGCGGGGCCTGGGTAAGACAGCTGCAGAGACACAATCCAAAGCAAGACCCTGAGCCAGACAGAGAAACGCCGGCAAGAATCTCTGGTGTCTTGAAACAGTTCCACTTCGGAAAACAGAGACCAGGCCATGTAGGTTTCTTTCTTGGTTCGGTCTGGCACTTGCTCTCAAGTTAAAGGAAACTCTGCCTTTGAGATTGTGGCTTATAAGCTCACATGCTTGGACAGTGAGCTAGTATATAGACAGTCTCTGCCTCTGGGGAACTGAAGGACAATTGGGCATTATTTACCAGAACTGCAAAGCAACTTCTCCTAGAGAAACATTTTTCCACAGATACTCACACAAGTGCAAAATAGCATACGTATAAGGCAGCAACATCTGCCTATAGGAAGAAAAGGCCGAATGTCTAAATCTATCAactaaaaatctaaatttttaccATCAAAAGGCCAGCCAAATATATTTACATCCATGAAATATGTAGCGTCTGAAGAGGGATTTTTTTAAGCCAAcgtgaaatgatttttaaatgtataactaAGAGAAAGACATATTCTTCAGAACAGGGGATGCTTGATATCACTAAAGTCTATCCAAGATCACGTCtctgccttttggctaagatcaaaggtGGAAATCCATCCAGGCATTGCATAGTGATTTCCCTTGTAAAGAGGAGATGGGAGGTTGGATAGGAGCAGAAACAGAATTGAGATACTTCcacctgttttcttttgtatccttccaattttaaatgaataaaatttaaagtaaaacgAAATAACCTTCATCTCAGAAATAGATGATAAAATCTACATGTAACTGTTGGAAATACAATAAGTATAGGTTGGCCTTGTGTTTAAGGATGGAGCACTGTGTCATATTAACTATAGGGCACACAGCCTCTAAGAATATTGTATTTCTAGTTTGAAAGTGAAAGtatttttctcagatttttgttttaaaatcacaGATTTCTTATAGTTTGGTGGTGTGGAAATTATGTGTAAAGAACAATTGcaaaatttttttccctttggttatCTTTAAATAGAACAGTTATTTTGAAGCTGGATATAGTGGCTCATgactataatgccagcacttgggatgtagaggcagaagggtcagtaattcaaggtcatccttgctacacagcaaattcagggccagcttggtctacatgagactttgtctcagaaagagaaagagaatttaatttttctaatttagTCTCATGTACTTACTCAAATTTTAGATAAATTATTCGTATACACTTGTATCTATGAAGAATTCTCAGTTTCTTAAAGTAATTTCATAATGAGAGAGGTTCATAAGAGTTCAGCATGATAAATATTTTGTCTCATGAATACCAGATCACTAGCATTATGTGACACAAACCACAACAAATAGatttcacctttaatcccagcactcaggaagcaggaacaggtggatctctgtgagtctgaggccagcctgatctacatagtgagttctaggacagccaaggttacataggaagaccctttctcaaataaataaataataaacataaaataaataactaatacACCAGATTTGTGGCatatatgactttttaaatttatggttcccccacctccacctccctcccgaaacagggtttctctgtgttgccctggttgtactggaacttgctctgtagaccaggctggccttgaactcacagagatccacttgcctctgcctcctgatgctgagattaaaggtgtgtgccaccaagcccacctgcagagatgacttactaatgaaataaaaaacccTCATTTGTAGTTGTttgctaaatgaagaaaaaaatggtatAAAGTTATATTTGTATTTGAGTAGCCACCATCCAACTTAAGaacataagcaaaacaaaatttttattttatgtattttattttatatcacttCCAACTATTTAGGTTCTTTACTTAACATATAGTATTGTATATAACATACATTATTAAGTTCTATATTTCAAATATACATTCCTTTTGACTTAGTATTTCTGCTCCTCACAAATTAGAGCACATAATAGAGAAAAACTCACATATGTAAAGATGCATAGTTCTATATAGTTTTGTAGAAACAGAAATGCCCATGATTTAGAAAATATGGCAATGTTTTCAAAAGGCGGCATTAAAAAttgtaaccaaaaaaaaaaggaagacatgatgAAAGGTTGTATAACAAACAGGAAAGTCTACAAAACTACAGAAGAGAATATGTCTTCTGCTAGTCACCTGCTTGAGATGTGAAATCAAGTATTAATTCTGGCATTTACATTGTTTCCTGTCTCAGATGGGAATCTGCACAGAAAAATGTTTTTGGTGGGTGTTGGTGCTccctgacccccaaccccacGCCAGACCACAGGGCCAGCCATCTGCAGAGCTCAGCATTTTTATTCACCATCGCCAGTCAGTTGCAATGTGAGGAGGGGGGTGGGGAACAGGAAACAAACCCATACGCGTGGATCCATGTCTCCTCTCAAGAAGCCTTACCATTGCCCTCAATAGAGCTGTTGCTTTCTTCACACCATGGCTAGGGAAGCAGAGACGGTAGGACTTCAACAGCTAAAGTAATTTGCTCCAAGCTTGGCAGCAGACAAAAGTATCTCGCCAAGCTCTTACTTTAGATCAGGATCAATAAAGAACAGCATACTTATCTAGATGTATAAAAATccttaagaataaagaaaaatgaaccaaaaaaaaaaaaaaaaaaaaaaaggatggctTTGCCACTGCTTGGCATTAGCTTGGCATTAGCTTGGCATTAGCATCGCAGAAGTGCCTGGAAAAGATCACAGCTGCACTCCACACCAAAAGTCCATATCCCACATCGGCACTGCACACTGAACCCAAAAGTATCTCTTCAAACCGTCCTGAGTTTCCTGCACTCTGCCCTCCCGACTGCCCTCCCCTCCACTCACCCTCGGCCAGTCTTCAGTGCTGACGGGGTTGACTCACCTTTGGGCTTCCGTCTGGACGCGTCTTGGACTTGAGGTGCAGCAGGCAGCTCCAATGTGTAGTAAATAGTACTGTCAGTCATCTCTACCAAAGGCTGCCACGCTCAGTGGAGGGTGCCGAGTGAGCGCCGGGTGAGAAGAAGCACCAGTGAGGAAATGGCCCATCCTGTAAAACGGCAGCAGGAAACTTGACAGAAACAGAAGCGTTTCTTCAGGAAATGATTCAAGTTCTAGGGCTGCTAGAGAGCGTAATGTTCAGATTGCTCTTTTAAGGGACGACTGCAGCACACTCCTTAGATGCTCGTTAGACATACTCTCACTCCCAGTCTCATCTTGCCCTGCTGGGATAACAGTGTTCAAGCCCAGAAGTTTCCATATGGATTCGGCACTAACAGTGAGGAGTTCCTAGACTTCCCTTCTAAAAGAGATAGACACCAGCTAGAGCTGATGCCATCCTCTCGTGGACCTTCTGGGTAGTGACGGATGGCGTGTGTGATGGGCCTATGTCATGGGAGAAACCGATTCCCATGTGTTTTGAGAGTGTAGCATAGCACTCTCTAGCCCAGAACATTCTTCCAGGTTATGTTCACCTTTATTCCTCACAGTGGCAAATACATCATGACCTTTTCTCGTTGCTTTATCTTTCTATGCAAAGACAATTACAAAGAGAAACGAAAACTAATGAAGTATCAGCAATTGATTTCcagtagaagaaaataaaaatgataaaactaatttttttttaaaaaagccaataaAAACTCAAGTAAGAAAAACGTGGAAATTGAAAAAGAGATGAGATCATTGTTCTGGCTAGtttattgtcaacctgacacaggccagagtcatttggaaaaggggattctcaactgagaaaatgtctccgtaagactggcctgtagacaaatccgtaggcattttcttaattagtgacggatatgggagggcccagcccagtgtgggtggtgccattgcTGGAATGGTGGgtctggggtgtataagaaagcagtcagAGCAAGGTAGGGGAAGCAAGGTAGGAAAAGCactcctctgcatcagctcccacctctaggttcctgccctgtttgagttcccaccctgacctccttcagtgatggactgttacacGGAAGTGAGATGAaacaaaccccttcctccccaggtagcttctggtcatgatgttttatcacagcaacagaaacctaagacAATCACTAAATTAGAGTGAATAAAGAcaaaagaggggaaagagagaaccaggGACAGTTAATGAAGACTAACAGAGTCGTTTCCAGCCATGACAGAGAGGTCCTGGACTTGTCTtccaaacaagaaaaggaaaaggagtccTCAACAGGGCAGAAGTCACACTCACCAAGCTAGCATTTGCCAGCTGCTAGTGTGACTGGAATGTGCATGGCCCAGGAACTGATAAGATCTAGGCAGAGGGTAGTACCTGAAAGACTGCAGAGGAATCCACCACAGGTCTGTGACTAAAAGCTAGGATGCTCATGCATGAAATAAAACTGTGTCTTGTTAACATGGCCCTCTGCACAGCCAAATGCTGAATGTCAGACCAGAGATTGTGTAGTGCTTgctagtaacacacacacacacacacacacacacacacacacacacacacacacctagggaAACAGCAAAAAGGTCCACCGGCGACCTAGCCACAGACATGAGGACAAATACTGACACccttaagagggaaaaaaatatcaaattaattTATACTTGTTGAATATTATTCAGTGGTAAAAGGGAAGGAAATTCTGTCGTGTGCTGTGActgtggtgtgtgcctgtaagtccagcactgagaaggccgaggcaggagaatcatgagttcaaggccagcctggctacacagtgagtttgtgCTATGATTTGGGTGCATTAGTTCATTTTCTTATTGCTCTGACCAAACACCTGGCAGAAGCCTGTTGCTGGAGGAGggctcattttggctcacagatgAAGGGAATTCGGTCCCTCGTGGTAGAAAGGTCTGGTGAcaggagcttgagacagctgGGCTCATTAAATCTGCAAGTCAGGACACAAAAAGAGATGAACGCTGGTGCTCTCTgctcatgttttcctttttgagcCTAGCACCACATTTTGTCCACGCTGCTGCTACCCACATTTTGGGTGGATCCTCGCACCTCAGTAACTCAGTTTAGAAACTCCCTTCATAGACActagaggtttgtctcctaggtgactccagaGCAGCAGCTCTCAACCCTCcgaatgctgcgaccctttaatccagttcctcatgctgtggtgaccccgctgttacttcataactgcaattttgttaccattatgaattgtaatgtaaatatctgtcatgcaggatatttgatatttCAAACCCTGTGGTGTCAcgacccacgggttgagaaccacaTTCTGGAgcctatcaagttgacaaccagtaTTAACTACCACAAGTCCACCCCTTGTGAAGTTGATGCTCAGACATATAACACATTTAAACCATCATCTGAGGAAAAAGCGTTAAGGAGACATAATGAAATAGAGAAGGGAGTCAGCAAACAAGAACTgtaataattacaaaaatatgtTCAAGCACTTCGAAAAAAGGTAGGGTCAGAATGAATAAAGAGCTGAAGAATCTCATTAAAGAAATGAAGACTACAAAAAAGAATCAATCAAATGTTCTGAAACAATAGtcataatctttaaaaacaattgaaCATGGTTAATAGCAAATTGGAACATTCAGAAGAAAAGATCAATGAACATGAAGAGTCTGTAGGATAACACCACGGTTGGGGAgttggcttagtcagtaaagttcTTGCACGCAAGCGTaaggaacctgagttcagatccccagcacccacatgaaaagccagtCATAGTGACACGCATCTGCAATCCTGTCCTGGATTGCGGTAGACAGTAGACAGacaatagaggcaggaggatccctggggctcactggctaacCAGCCTAGTCAAACTGatgagctacaggttcagtgagagactctgtctcaaaataataataattatagttGTTGTTATTACTACTTGGACAGTTgcagaagacacccaacatcgACCTCTGGCCTctctatatgcacacatacatatgcacacatacacatgtgcggGGTGGGGAAGTAATGTGTGATGAATGTCACCAgatgaaaaaaaatagattataaaaatttattattcgGGGCTGGGGAGATTGATCAGTGGTAAGAGCCCTtcccacataagcatgaggacatgagttgaAATCCTAAGCATTCATGTAAAATTTTGGGCAAGAGCAGCATGCACCTACAACCCCGGGATTGTGCTGAGTGGAGTGGAGACATGAGAATCCTTagtgcttgctggctgccaggcaagctccagattcagagaGCGACCCTCTCCAAGGAATAAAGTGGACAGTGATACtcagcatcctcctctggcctccatgtgcaagcacgcttgcacacacatacactacactacactacacacacacacacacacacacacacacacacacacaagaaagaaagaaagaaatatgtaagTCAGTgaatggcaaacaaacaaaagaagcctGAAACGGTATATTAGTTTCCTATCATAGCTGTAACaaacccccaatgacacacctgaGAGCCACAAAATGACATCAGTTTCTTAATGTTCCAGAAGTCTGCGATCACTGAGTTAGCAGGACTACTTTCCCTCTGGAGATAACCAACTTCCTTCACTTCGCTGCTGCCTCAAGGCCGCCTGCGTTCCTTGATTTGTGGTTTTAGTCCACCACCTTCAAGGCATCATTTCTACTTCAGCCTCCACTGTTGAACCTCCTCTTCCTAACCCAGTCACTGGCTCCCCCTTGAGCACACTGGAAGCACAAGGTTAATCCAACAAATTCCCTCAAATCAAGATTCTTAAATCACagcataatcctagcacttgggaagctgaggtcagaggatcacaagttccaggacagcctgggctgcatagtgatgacatgtgtgtgtgtgtgtgtgtgtgtgtgtgtgtgtgtgtgtgtgtgtgtgtagtgatagacatatatgtgtttgtgtatatatatacatatatatatatgtatatatatgtatatatatatatatatatatatatatatatatatatatatagtgtgtgtgtgttttatatacataAGTCTATCACAactacagagtcccttttgcctTATAAGGAAATGGGAGCCATTGCTAAGCCTGTCACAAATGGTCAGacagatataaaattaaatagaccTATACAAAGATATCCTTCATGATTATATTTGTCACGACATTGAGCCTAAAAACCGTAAGTGAACACGTGTACCCAATTCAGAATTGCAAAACATTAGAAACAAAAGCTCACTGAATGAAAGCGAAATCAACAAATACATAATCAtgcaaaaaaatttaatttctttcttcagta belongs to Onychomys torridus chromosome 3, mOncTor1.1, whole genome shotgun sequence and includes:
- the Klrg1 gene encoding killer cell lectin-like receptor subfamily G member 1; the encoded protein is MTDSTIYYTLELPAAPQVQDASRRKPKAVLPRPRSLSCLVTVALGLLTVILMSLLMYQRILCCGSKDSVCAHCPSCPNLWMRNGSHCYYFSVEKRDWNSSLEFCADKGSHLLTFLDEQEVIPFRELLGTDFYWIGLRNNEGWKWEGGPGLSLRIVYNSLIQKCGAISRAGLQASSCEASLQWICKKTIR